ACAATATAGGTATCTGTGAGTTCATCTAATTCAAACGCTCCATTCAAACTTGTTGGCTCTTTCATCATGTATGCTAATTCCTCTTTCGGCTCGGACGCATACCGAGTAAAAAAGGTATTTAAGAACGTATGGATCGGCTCAAGTTCCTTCCCCGTATAGGCTTCGGCTCTTTCTTCTTCTTCCTGTTCAATTAATCCTTTCACCGTTGGTACTTCGGAGAAGTACGGCACACCTGATACTGCAAATTGGTTTTCTTGCGATTGAACAGGAATGCTTAATAGTAAGGTTTGATCGGTTTCCTCTGTTTCTGTCACCATTTCGGTTTCAGGCTCTCTGTCTTCCTCGTCTTCATCGTCATTATCTTCTTGTTCGATTTCCACTTCTTTTTCATGGTGAATGCGATTTGTGAACGTAACCTTGTACTGAAATAACTTTTCATTTTCTTTTTTGTCTTGTACATCAAAAAGCGAATAACTTTTTAACACTCGATCTCCTTGAATACTCGACAATTGATAGAACTCATTTCGTTCATCTTGAAAATCATTCGAATGAACCATGTATTCTCTAAGATTCTGTTTACGTTCTTCGATCGCTTCATTTGTATTCGTTACGTTGATGTAGGTTGGAATGAAACCCGATAGAAATTGTTCAGCTAACGGCTGCGACATGGTTTCCTCTACTTCTACATTCTCTTGATTTAACATCGCATTCGTTGTATTCAGTCCTGACCGAGTATTCACGGATAACATAACGGTTAGGATTGAAAAGATGACAATCGTTGCAAGCATTGACCATACAACTAAAGCTGTTCGCTTCGAATGGTCTTTTTTCATAGGACTTTTTCGCTTTTTAGGTACTTTAATTTGTTTCGTTCGGTTCTTAAATCGATCTAAGATTTTCATACAATCACCTACTTTCCGTTTCATTAGGCATTTTGTTAATGTACATCAAAAAAGATGTTACCTTTTGTAACACCTTCTTAGGTGAAGCGTCTTTTAAATACACTTTTTCTTGCTTACGATCCCCATTCGGTAGGTACGACATTTTATAGAAGGTATACCGATACGTGGCATACCC
The nucleotide sequence above comes from Alkalicoccobacillus plakortidis. Encoded proteins:
- a CDS encoding conjugal transfer protein — its product is MKILDRFKNRTKQIKVPKKRKSPMKKDHSKRTALVVWSMLATIVIFSILTVMLSVNTRSGLNTTNAMLNQENVEVEETMSQPLAEQFLSGFIPTYINVTNTNEAIEERKQNLREYMVHSNDFQDERNEFYQLSSIQGDRVLKSYSLFDVQDKKENEKLFQYKVTFTNRIHHEKEVEIEQEDNDDEDEEDREPETEMVTETEETDQTLLLSIPVQSQENQFAVSGVPYFSEVPTVKGLIEQEEEERAEAYTGKELEPIHTFLNTFFTRYASEPKEELAYMMKEPTSLNGAFELDELTDTYIVQQEEGYQVFVTVLFRGVETNIPHVVNMELDLQRHEGNFFIEAMQYQ